Proteins found in one Candidatus Hydrogenedens sp. genomic segment:
- a CDS encoding dienelactone hydrolase family protein, which produces MIDLNKIKNAEDWREKREEIKRQFLSYLGEDLLILTDPLYDEIEEDKSGIFVPHTKVIDESVEDEVRRYKIEYSVQEDERIMAWVFAPERSKKESTPAILCCHDAISQGKDELSGIEGDSQYALARDLAYSGYITMVPDCLYFGERKDSKRSNSGKNNKVSYQGKILMDYLAGLRVFGTWFTTDITSIGVLGKGFGALQAILLTAIEPMIQACVAIGPLSSWKDKKSKYNWLFSSKHDLIPELRKKIERGEEAFDIEHILALCATSAVLIINPSENSETSAKGKTAVSYLKGAEKIYDLLGMPEALHIVQRKTKSFRDTYLSIIEDWFAEWL; this is translated from the coding sequence ATGATAGATTTGAATAAGATAAAGAATGCAGAAGATTGGCGAGAAAAGCGAGAAGAGATAAAGAGGCAATTTTTGAGTTATCTTGGAGAAGATTTATTAATTTTAACGGACCCTCTTTATGATGAGATAGAGGAGGATAAATCTGGAATATTTGTTCCGCATACGAAGGTTATTGATGAAAGTGTAGAAGATGAGGTTCGTAGGTATAAGATTGAGTATTCTGTTCAAGAAGATGAGCGAATAATGGCTTGGGTGTTTGCTCCTGAACGGAGTAAGAAGGAGTCGACGCCTGCAATTCTTTGTTGTCATGATGCTATTTCGCAAGGGAAGGATGAATTGTCTGGAATTGAGGGGGATAGTCAATATGCTCTTGCACGGGATTTGGCATATTCTGGTTATATTACTATGGTTCCGGATTGTTTGTATTTTGGGGAGCGGAAGGATTCAAAGAGGTCGAATAGCGGTAAGAACAACAAGGTGTCTTATCAAGGCAAAATATTGATGGACTATTTGGCAGGACTCCGTGTGTTTGGAACATGGTTTACAACAGATATAACGAGTATTGGTGTGCTTGGGAAAGGTTTTGGAGCATTGCAAGCCATTCTTTTGACAGCGATAGAACCTATGATACAGGCATGTGTTGCTATTGGACCTTTGAGTTCTTGGAAGGATAAGAAGAGTAAATACAATTGGTTGTTTAGTAGTAAGCATGACCTTATTCCTGAACTCCGCAAAAAGATAGAACGAGGCGAGGAGGCTTTTGATATAGAGCATATTCTTGCATTGTGTGCCACGAGTGCAGTGTTGATTATAAATCCTTCTGAAAATTCAGAAACATCAGCCAAGGGAAAAACGGCGGTATCCTATTTAAAAGGTGCCGAGAAGATATATGACTTATTAGGTATGCCAGAGGCGTTGCATATAGTTCAAAGGAAAACAAAGTCATTTCGTGATACATATCTTTCTATTATTGAAGATTGGTTTGCTGAATGGTTGTGA
- a CDS encoding DUF58 domain-containing protein translates to MFFTALLLLSAWNSGNNILYLAFAICFSIGVCAEVMSRLNFKPPKVDILVPEQVTRGEEVTIWVRVENLQKRFPLYGISIELVIEDVKGKQTRLFLGKVPMIPARDGVELSFQQVFMKRGLIKITEVIIKSEFPLGIIEKQATYKITSEVLVVPKTQYLNIQTLGNYAGGSRVPTRTLISESGDYYSVREYQPGDDLRYIAWKISARLGIWLVREWALSLPNKYLIYLDLRKRSDSDDELFETMIDFVASLAFSLIMKQFHVGIWTDMERIPTGHGIGHLNLILKRLALVQAIESKEIDEALWNKYFQEGRNSRLLLLSVNPELWGKSIVGMRILNPDVIKASK, encoded by the coding sequence GTGTTTTTTACAGCGCTTTTGTTACTTTCTGCGTGGAATAGTGGGAATAACATTTTATATTTAGCGTTTGCTATTTGTTTTTCAATTGGAGTATGTGCGGAGGTTATGTCCCGACTGAATTTTAAGCCACCCAAAGTTGATATATTGGTTCCAGAGCAGGTTACAAGAGGTGAAGAGGTGACTATATGGGTACGGGTCGAGAATTTACAAAAAAGATTTCCTTTATATGGTATATCAATAGAATTGGTTATTGAGGATGTTAAAGGAAAGCAAACAAGGTTATTTTTAGGTAAGGTTCCAATGATACCCGCCCGTGATGGTGTAGAACTTTCTTTTCAGCAGGTATTTATGAAACGGGGTTTGATTAAAATTACGGAGGTGATTATAAAATCTGAATTTCCTCTTGGGATTATTGAGAAACAGGCGACGTATAAAATTACGTCGGAGGTTCTTGTAGTTCCTAAAACGCAATATCTTAATATACAGACGTTGGGTAATTATGCTGGTGGTAGTCGTGTTCCCACGCGAACGTTAATATCTGAATCGGGAGATTATTATTCTGTTCGTGAATATCAGCCGGGGGATGATCTCCGATATATTGCATGGAAAATAAGTGCTCGATTAGGGATTTGGTTAGTACGTGAGTGGGCTTTAAGTTTACCTAATAAATATCTTATCTACCTTGATTTGAGAAAGAGGTCTGATTCTGATGATGAATTATTTGAGACCATGATAGATTTTGTTGCATCGTTAGCATTTTCTTTAATTATGAAACAATTCCATGTCGGAATTTGGACAGATATGGAACGAATTCCGACGGGACATGGGATAGGGCATCTGAATTTAATATTAAAGAGGTTGGCATTAGTGCAGGCTATTGAAAGCAAGGAGATTGATGAGGCTTTATGGAATAAATATTTTCAAGAAGGTAGAAATTCCCGACTATTACTTTTATCTGTCAATCCCGAACTTT
- a CDS encoding MoxR family ATPase, whose protein sequence is MIEAYKQKIDKLINNVERVFLGKTYAIQLCVAGILARGHILIEDVPGMGKTTLAQVLARSMNCKFHRIQFTSDMLPSDILGVSILNPKTAEFEFRRGPIFANIVLADEINRTPPKTQSALLEAMSEYQVSMDSRTYGLPQPFVVIATQNPIEYEGTYSLPESQLDRFLIRLEIGYPPAEEELVIMKKRDVVKEITELPPVLTAEEVLELQERTKGILVDESISHYILQIIEKTRTHEQVELGISPRGTQSLYVASQAWALIHGREFVTPQDVREVAESVLAHRLITKTKSFNLTHLAEERKRIIQEILRTVPIPR, encoded by the coding sequence ATGATTGAAGCGTATAAACAAAAAATTGACAAATTAATAAATAATGTAGAACGTGTATTTTTAGGCAAGACGTATGCAATCCAATTGTGTGTTGCTGGTATTCTTGCTCGTGGGCATATTCTGATTGAGGATGTGCCAGGGATGGGGAAGACGACATTGGCTCAAGTGTTGGCACGTTCAATGAATTGTAAATTTCATCGTATTCAGTTTACGAGTGATATGTTGCCTTCGGATATATTAGGTGTTTCTATACTAAATCCGAAGACAGCGGAATTTGAATTTCGTCGTGGTCCCATTTTTGCGAATATTGTTCTTGCAGATGAAATTAATCGAACTCCGCCTAAAACTCAGAGTGCTTTGTTGGAAGCGATGAGTGAGTACCAGGTTTCGATGGATAGTAGGACGTACGGATTGCCACAACCCTTTGTTGTTATTGCTACACAGAATCCTATTGAATATGAAGGGACTTATAGTTTGCCAGAATCGCAGTTAGACCGTTTTTTGATACGGTTAGAGATAGGTTATCCGCCTGCGGAAGAAGAATTGGTGATAATGAAAAAACGGGATGTGGTGAAAGAAATTACAGAGTTACCACCTGTTCTTACAGCGGAAGAGGTGTTGGAATTACAGGAACGGACAAAGGGTATTTTAGTAGATGAATCTATCTCACACTATATTTTACAAATAATAGAAAAGACCAGAACCCATGAGCAAGTAGAATTAGGTATCAGTCCTCGTGGTACTCAGAGTCTATATGTGGCTTCGCAGGCATGGGCATTAATACATGGTAGGGAATTTGTTACTCCGCAAGATGTTAGGGAAGTAGCGGAATCGGTATTGGCACATCGGTTGATTACCAAAACGAAGTCATTTAATTTAACACATCTGGCTGAGGAGCGAAAGAGAATTATTCAAGAAATACTCCGAACAGTTCCAATTCCCCGTTAA